The Daphnia pulex isolate KAP4 chromosome 7, ASM2113471v1 genome includes the window ttgtttgGACAGCTGGATGAATCCGAGTTCGACTTGCGATATTCTTCGAATAGTTTCTGTGCTGGTAAAAAGGACGGCAATTACATCAATCCTAGCAATCCTTTCTCGCTTTATCAGTGTCATCAAAATGGCAAGCTCTACGAACTGGTAAAGATTTCTTCCGTATTtagaattaattaaaacatgAATTTATTTAACATCGATTGTTTCGTAGCCTTGTCAGGGGGGAACTGTTTATGATCCTCCTCCGGCGGATCGTTGTGAATGGCCGAATCAAATGAAAGGATGCAACGGTGGTTATGGAAGAGGATGCGTTTATGCGCCGATTAGAGTGCCAGTAACGACCGCACCCGCTCCTCGTCAATGCAATGCCATATGCACCCCACATGTGACTCGGTCACCGGCACACTATATTAATAAATATCAACAGTACGGTCGATAAGGTGGTTTGTCCAAATGTTTTGTGCATGGttcatttcgattttatttttaaatttgtcctCAATTTGTTGAACTAAAAtgctaaaaatgttttgttatgGTCCCGCTTTAAATTGGTTAGATCTATTGTCACGACATATGTCGTGGCGCGACGGTCAAAACTGTCTATTGTCACGACATCTGTCGtggcaataaagagaaaattgtctattgccacgataCGCCTATACTTCCTCTCTGATCTCTCATATCGTGACAATAACACGAattttgtctattgccacgacatgcGTTTTCGTACTAAGTTCCACAGAAGATGTTTAGGAAAACTACTAAATAGGGTAAAACTACATGTGCATAATTCCCGCATCAATTTTCTTGTCAATTATCCCGTGAAACTCAACCTTTGTTGTAatctccaaataaaaaattaccctCTCGACGGAGAATCGAACGCCATGCTATCGCATGGTGGCATTCATCGCTGACCATTCGGCTACCACTGCTGAAATGTTATTGTAAAAAACTTGACATacataacctaacctaacctaacctaacctaacctaacctaacctaacctaacctaacctaacctaacctaacctaacctaacctaacctaacatgCGTGAAtgtcgaattttaaaaaaatatatgtcgtggcaatagacaaatTTCGTGTTATTGCCACGATATGAGAGATCAGAGAGGAAGTATAGGCGTATCGTGGcgtgtcgtggcaatagacaattttctctttattgccaCGACAGATGTCGTGACAATAGACAGTTTTGACCGTCGCGCCACGACatcatgtcgtggcaatagatttaACCCTTTAAATTTTCCCGGGTCGATaacaacgccatctagcggtaaaattGTGAACGTCTAATTGgaaaatttcacaatttaataaagtaaacaaacaaaaatgttatggcgattttccatttttaaaagttaagaaGACTTTAAATTGACGGTCACACACAGTTTGCCTTAGCTCTGTTTGGAGGTGAGATACCTTGTTGAATATCTGTTAACCGACAATGTATTTTCCCATATCACTTGATAGCGCTGTGGCTAAACGGATGGGTGAAAATACGGATCAAAGTCAAAATGAACGGGTTCATTTGGGTTGATTGTCGTATTGGTACCGTTTGATCGGGTGCTGCTGACGACGCAttgggttttattttgataaaagTCTTCAATAGCCACGTGAGACTGATTCATTAAACTGCCCGAAGAAGTCAgccatgaaacaaaaagacggAGATTGCAGGGTCGGGATAAGTCGGGGCATTCCATCGAGAAGACGCTGTTGGAAGAATAAATGGCATATATATCCTATTATATTATACATCAGttgaaaattataaataattattaaaaatgtaataataaccTGGTcgatttggaagaaaaatgaagagtgATGTTCGTTTTTTCTGTACAAATACCGGTGTAATAAACGTCTTCAGACGTCATTATAGGCGTCGTTTGCATAGCAGCCAATAACGAAAGAATTGAATTCCCGGAAATGACCACACACGGCCCATTAAAAAAACGAGGATATCTAGTCCATGGCCACTCCTCGTATGAgataaaatgttttccttctgATCAAAAATCCGTCGTTAGGCCTATTTTCTTGAAATATATATTGAATAACTATAATAGCTACTGCgttttatataatatttacCTCGGTCAGGAATGTAGTCTCTACCGTAACCAATGTAGGAACCGAACAACCTTTGATTGATGGGCGGTTGCGCCTTCTGCTCGTTAACGAAATGAGCCAGATTGCGCACATTGACGTAGACATCGTCGTCCACCTTGAGtagaaaatcaatttgtgCTGCGCAGTATCTGTTCAGCCAATTGAAAAGGCCAGCCACTTTAATAGCCAATCTATAGTAGATGTCAGGGATTTCAACTTGAATGATGTCTTTGTGAGTTTTGCTTTCTTCTTCGATTTTGATTTGCGTTACATTTTTGTCGGCCAATCCTAAAATGAAAGCGAATCCGATAatgttcatcatttttttgtgatcGTCGAGATTGAAATGAGTTCGCCACGTCTGTCGGATTATGTTTCGCTTCTCGAAATTATCCGGGGCCGATACGACAGCGATGAAAACACTTGGATAAtccgttttcactttttgacaCGGCGAAATGGTGATGGGATACCGAAACGAcgtaaaattattaatcacGGGACCGTATTCCGGTTTGAGTGGTTCGATTCCGGCCAATGGCAACATGCCTAGGCGTGCCACCGTGTACAGGGTGTAGTTTTTCGCTCCGGGGTAGGGCGTGTTCCGCAAATGTGTCGCCATGTAATTAAATAACTTTCGATCGAGTGAAACTGCTGTTGAAgcgttgttgttggcttttaaaagaatttccttttctttctcagtTTGCAATGTTTTTTTCAGGCTGTTTTggcaaacatttattttcccttctagaatttgtttctcttggAATAGAAAATCGATCGTTTCGTTCAGATTCTTGTTGTCACATGAAAGTTTGACAATATCATTGTTGCTGCCATCTGCCATCACATTCCTAATAGATTGGAACCTCTAAATGGTATATCCAAGTAGAAATATTATGTCAAAGTGATTACAAGATATAATGTCGTCACGATAAAGACGTGCTGTAGATAACAGCTTCATATAGGATATACCTGCTCATAAAACAGCATGTTGGAATAACAAATGAAGTAGAAAACGCTGGTGGCGATTAATAACACCAATACGACGACACCGCTAGCGGTGGATAATTGCTGGCTCAACCGTCGGATTTTGCTGGTCAGACTATTCAAATTCATGATGGGTGTATGTTATATTAGTCGTTGGTGTGCGCGACCTTTTGTGCTAATGGGGAtagattttcaaaaacaaatttgggtATAGTTTTTAAATCTTTAGTTTTAGTGTGGGAACCAGCAGTCATAATCGGACTTTAACCACACAAAGACACCACTACTGCAACCGATAGCCTATCATATAAACgacgaaaatgtcaaatataAATAACTATGGACTCATATAAAAGGCAACcatatttcattcatttctttgataagaaattaagaatagataaaaataaataaatttgaaaaaccagAATGTAAATTTCTCTAAATGGAAAACTATAAAATTTAAACCCTTTTTAACatgtaaaaccaaaaaagcGGAAACTCTATTTTATTAGCAATGAGATTCTTACCTTTCAAGACCAAAGCCATCAGAATAATGTTCACTataataactaataataatgtgaGTTGTAGCCAATTCAATTCGATTCATGTACAGATTTCGTCAATGCACAGGTGTGGGGTGGAGTCAAAAGATCAGgttctttattatttccagAAATGGTAACTCCTCAAATAACGGCAGATCACCTTCCTAAATATAatcttggtttctttttcaaatcacGTCGTATGCCTATTAGCAACAGAATTGGACATTTTACCTCTTCTGAATTGCgcataaacaaaaaataaaaaaaataaagtcacgtcaataaatttttctgtacGCGTTCTATTTACGTCCGAGTTTACGTCTCGAATTTCTGGCGCAGAAATCTTTATGTGcgtgatatttttgaaaaataatttataagtCGAATAATCAACCAAGTCATAGTTGACAGCAGGCATTTAATAGCTTTTTAactaattattcatttttctcaatttaatgaaaaaaaaaagattttcgttaTTGTCATAATGTGAATAATCTGATTAATCTCTACCCAACAATGGTTACATTCTCCTCCACATTTCTCCACACAATAAATATCAACAGTACGGTCGATAAGGTGGctgattttttccaaattgccTGATTGTGCATGGttcatttcgattttatttaaacttgTCCTAAATTTGTTGAACTAAAATGCTAAAAATGTCTTGTTATGGTCCCGCTTTAAATTTTCCCGGGTCGATaacaacgccatctagcggtaaaatttgaaacgtCCAATTGGAACATTGATTtcacaataaaaaagtaaacaaacaaaaatgttatggtaattttccatttttaaaagttaagaaGATTTTAAATTGACGGCCATTCAATGGAAAATGCATTGACCAACGAACTGGGTGAATTTGTAACGTGTGGCGTTTGCACGTCTGAATTTGATGCCGATAAAAGGAAACCGAAATTTCTGCAATGTGCACACACAGTTTGCCTTCTCTGTTTGGAGGTGAGATACCTGTTGAATATCTGTTAACCGACAATGAATTAGACATATCTAAACTTCAACAGAAAACATGTCACGATGAGACCATTATCTGTCCTTTCTGCTGTAAAACTTCAACACAATTGAATGTCCATAATCTACCCAACAATGGTTACGTTCTCCACATGCTCAACATGCTAAAATTGGAGGGAGAAAAACTCGCACCAGCTACACCTGTTGCCGCCCTTCagtaattttcaattcttaacTGGACTTTTAGAACAAATGTGAATAAAGTATaggtttacaattttttaggGGACCTACTTGGTGCTTAACATGTGGAACTCTGAGAAAAGACACCTGTACAGCACCTGAACATTCCTCAGTCAACCTTACACATTCCACTTTAAAGAATATAGAAGCCTTAGTTCGCCTCAAAGAAGATTTGCAGGAAGCCAAACCTGAAGTTGCTAGCGACTTGGCCTTGTCcattaaaaaacgaaagaaattcaagaaatatttaaatctgCTAATCAAAGAATTCACAACTGCAatagaagaaattgatgaacTTCAAGATGAAAATGATTCTCTTATGTGGCAAACGACTGTAGAATTGAATGAGGCTCGTCAAGCCACAGCTTCGCCACACATATCGGACGACAATTTCTTGTCAAATTTATCATCCCTGTTGGACGATTTAAATTCCAAAGATATGCCAGTGATGGACGCACTCAAATTCAAGTTAGACAAGTCATTCgaaatctttgaaaaaagtttccaCGAAACGGTTACCACAGCTTCCTACCACGAACTGCGGAAGAAATTAAGAATTCAAATCAGTTTGTTTGACAAAGAAGATCGTCCGATTCCTTTGACGTGTCCTTTACTCGAAGAAGGGTTCTCGTTGGATAAAACAAGTGCATTAGACGATTCCATCCAGCAAGATTTGAACTTACTCTCTTGTCTCATCTTTTCCTCATTGCGAAGGCAAAAGATTCCGTTGACGGCCACCGCTTCGTCTGTCCCAGATCCTGTTCCTTCTATTTCCCAGGATCCCGATCCTATCGTGTACCCAGAAGACGATAGAAGCCAAGAAAAAGTGCCTTCCGTTCTTAATTCGAACGATCGTACAGGTTCGCCTGAAATCAGTTTACCTTTTAATCTGCCcgtcaacaacaaattcatACCTGGTCAGTCCATTTTCATTCTGAGACTGTGGCAATCTGGTATTCTGAATGGCGCAATCTATATTCGCCCCGAGCCTACATTTCATCCGGTATTTACACAAAGTTTGGGCGAATTTTGTTTCCAATTTccgaaaatctttttctcatCCGCCATGAAGGTGTTATCGTTTGCTGTTAATTTCTAGTCCCACTAATTACTTAATTACAATTTACGATTTAAAACTTCGTGTAGGTCCTCCCCGAAGAGTTGATCTTATTCCCAATGGTTCATCCCATGTTCCAGCCTTTCTTGCCAGCCATGATATCCAACTTTAATCGCCAGGTGTCGAGGCATACCATCTCTGGGATTGACGATGTTGGAGTGAACAAGTTTATCGTTTCAGCCTGTCACAACAGAATAATCGGTTGGAATTTCGTCTTTCCTTTGAGTAATAACATGTGCTCTATTCAGCAGGCTACACTGCAACCAATAGCACCAGTCGCCGAGCTTTTTGGTCGCGTCATCCATCGCCAAATGTCAAAATCAATGGTCGAGCTGAGCAGAGCCCAAGCCAGTGACTATACATTAACTCTTGAATCgagataattattaattaggcaatagttttttgttctttttaacgTTGTCCAGGTATTAAATAACCGCCTTATTAATAGTCTAATTCGTTCTTTATGAAATATCTCGTTAAGTAATTTGAGCGCACTTTCTAATGCTTgataaaaacagaataaacTTTTGTTTATGTCCACTAAAGATAATTTTTCCGGTTTTCGATTCCGATTTGAACAGATTACTGGATTAGAACGGTCGTCCGATTTTCAAGAAGAACTTGCGTCGATTTCCTGTAGTTTCCTTCGTGTCCTATTGTAACTTTGCACAGTATATAAAATGGCAACTCTGGTACGATGACAAGTTCTGACACTATTTGGAGCAGAAGAACTTCACGAAATATAAAGTCGAAAATGGCTACGTCGAGTGTCGAAACATTGGAAGAACTTGTCACTTGTAACATTTGCTCAAACCAATATGACGAGGAAATTAGGAAACCAAAGTTTCTCCAGTGTAGCCACACCATTTGTCTTGAGTGCTTTCAAGTatgatattttcaaattcatgaTATATCGTTACTTTTAACCATATTGATGAAAGATAGGCTGCACGTCAAGAAGACACTGTTACATGCCCTTATTGTCGAAAACGCACGTTAAAAGACAgtggtgatgatgaagagTGGGTTCTTCCCAACAACCAGTATGCATTAGAAATactcaaattgaaaagaaatggaacagACTCCATGTCATCTACTGTACAattgtaaaattcaattttcagtTATAAAGCTTTAACAGAATTCTCAGTTTTATAAATACTTCAGGAGGGAGCCAGCAGAAGAAGATGTTGATGAGGATGCGATGATGGAGGTGGTGGCTGAATGCTTCATGGTTGCATTTGCACAGGCTGTGAGTAGTAGGGAGATGGAAGAGGAAACCTTGAATGAAGCCTATTACCAGAGCTTATTGGACGATCATCAAGAACCAGAGGTTATGGTAGCAGAGCCCCCTGCCATCCCATACATGTAAGAATGAATTTTTCCAAGTTATAAAGCTAACCAAGTTAAGATCCTGAGTTTTTACACCTCGTTGGTAGAGAGCCAGcaggagaggaagaagaggaggaacaaCTGATGATGGCGCTGGCCCTTAGTTGTACAGAGATGTAAGAGCAATTCTTAAATGAAGTCACGAACCAGACTGTCTTATTGGACCAGCAGCTGGAACAGGTGATAACAGTTACAGCAGCCGCTGCCAAAATATGCACCACCGTGCCTTATTCAACTAGTGCCGAGAGAGACGCTATTATACCAATTGTTTTACTACTCTGAGTGGGTTTTTTAATTGGGACATCCTAATCGAATTTGAAACAACT containing:
- the LOC124196899 gene encoding lactosylceramide 1,3-N-acetyl-beta-D-glucosaminyltransferase-like, with the translated sequence MNLNSLTSKIRRLSQQLSTASGVVVLVLLIATSVFYFICYSNMLFYEQRFQSIRNVMADGSNNDIVKLSCDNKNLNETIDFLFQEKQILEGKINVCQNSLKKTLQTEKEKEILLKANNNASTAVSLDRKLFNYMATHLRNTPYPGAKNYTLYTVARLGMLPLAGIEPLKPEYGPVINNFTSFRYPITISPCQKVKTDYPSVFIAVVSAPDNFEKRNIIRQTWRTHFNLDDHKKMMNIIGFAFILGLADKNVTQIKIEEESKTHKDIIQVEIPDIYYRLAIKVAGLFNWLNRYCAAQIDFLLKVDDDVYVNVRNLAHFVNEQKAQPPINQRLFGSYIGYGRDYIPDREGKHFISYEEWPWTRYPRFFNGPCVVISGNSILSLLAAMQTTPIMTSEDVYYTGICTEKTNITLHFSSKSTSVFSMECPDLSRPCNLRLFVSWLTSSGSLMNQSHVAIEDFYQNKTQCVVSSTRSNGTNTTINPNEPVHFDFDPYFHPSV